One window from the genome of Pyrobaculum ferrireducens encodes:
- a CDS encoding type II toxin-antitoxin system VapC family toxin produces MRLVVDASVVVKWALPEPHHQEARKLRDDHLAGRVRASAPPCLWLEVASALRKYALRGIISRDKAVEALKLLHQTDIEIIDVEPARVLETALRLGVTVYDAAYISLAESLGVDFYTADEKLLNHTNAKHITQYKRPRGQ; encoded by the coding sequence GTGAGGCTCGTAGTTGACGCCTCGGTAGTCGTCAAGTGGGCGCTCCCCGAGCCCCACCACCAAGAGGCGAGGAAGCTGAGAGATGATCACCTAGCCGGCAGAGTGAGGGCCTCCGCCCCGCCGTGCCTATGGCTTGAGGTGGCCAGCGCCCTGCGGAAATACGCACTCAGAGGGATAATCAGCAGAGACAAGGCGGTAGAGGCGCTTAAGCTCCTCCACCAGACGGATATCGAGATTATCGACGTCGAGCCGGCGCGGGTGCTAGAAACGGCGCTGAGGCTGGGCGTCACTGTTTACGACGCGGCGTACATATCGCTGGCGGAGTCCCTGGGCGTTGACTTCTACACAGCAGACGAGAAGCTACTAAACCACACAAACGCGAAGCACATCACACAGTACAAAAGACCAAGGGGGCAGTAG